A portion of the Perognathus longimembris pacificus isolate PPM17 chromosome 20, ASM2315922v1, whole genome shotgun sequence genome contains these proteins:
- the LOC125368433 gene encoding sulfotransferase 2A1-like, translating to MAHDYMWYDGIAFPAVDYKPEILKAAHEKFVVKDEDIMLVSYPKSGTHWLIEILCLIHTKGDPKWVQSVNTYNRSPWIETESGNTIIVNRKEAPPLISSHLPIQLFPKSFFTSKAKLIYVIRNPKDVLISGYYFWSSTNLAKKPESLEQYFEWFLRGHVPYGSWFDHVRGWLSLREKENVLVLCYEEMRKDPRKSVEKICRFLGKALEPGELNLVLENSSFQAMKENKMSNFGSVAKELVLNDFKITRKGITGDWKNHFTPAQTQAFEETFREKMAGLPPELFPWD from the exons ATGGCACACGACTACATGTGGTATGATGGAATTGCCTTTCCTGCTGTAGATTACAAACCTGAAATATTAAAAGCAGCCCACGAGAAGTTCGTGGTGAAGGATGAGGACATCATGTTGGTGTCCTACCCCAAATCAG GAACCCATTGGTTGATTGAGATTCTCTGTCTGATTCACACCAAGGGGGATCCCAAGTGGGTGCAATCTGTGAACACATATAATCGCTCCCCGTGGATAGAGACTGAGAGTGGAAACACAATAATTGTGAACAGGAAGGAGGCCCCCCCCCtcatctcctcccacctccctatCCAActcttccccaagtctttcttCACCTCCAAGGCCAAG ttGATCTATGTCATCAGAAATCCTAAGGATGTTCTTATATCTGGTTATTATTTCTGGAGTTCTACAAATCTGGCTAAGAAGCCAGAGTCGCTGGAACAATATTTTGAATGGTTCTTGCGAGGACACG TGCCGTACGGGTCGTGGTTTGATCACGTCCGAGGCTGGCTGTCATTGAGGGAAAAGGAGAATGTGCTGGTGCTCTGTTATGAGGAGATGAGAAAG GACCCAAGAAAGTCAGTAGAGAAGATCTGCCGGTTTCTGGGAAAGGCCCTAGAACCGGGAGAGCTCAACTTGGTCCTGGAAAACAGTTCCTTCCAGGCGATGAAGGAGAACAAGATGTCCAATTTTGGTAGTGTGGCCAAGGAGCTTGTTCTCAACGACTTCAAAATCACCAGGAAAG GCATTACCGGGGACTGGAAGAACCACTTCACCCCAGCCCAGACCCAAGCCTTTGAGGAAACCTTCCGGGAGAAGATGGCAGGACTTCCTCCAGAGCTGTTTCCATGGGACTAA